In Helicobacter pylori, a single genomic region encodes these proteins:
- a CDS encoding FlhB-like flagellar biosynthesis protein: MNKTIKAAALAYNMGQDHAPKVIASGVGEVAKRIIQKAKEYDIALFSNPMLVDLLLKVELDCAIPEELYESVVQVFLWLNSVENNAQMSK, from the coding sequence ATGAATAAAACCATAAAAGCCGCCGCTCTAGCCTATAACATGGGGCAAGATCACGCCCCAAAAGTGATCGCAAGCGGGGTGGGCGAAGTGGCTAAAAGGATCATTCAAAAAGCTAAGGAATACGATATAGCACTCTTTTCTAACCCCATGCTGGTGGATTTGCTTTTAAAGGTGGAATTAGATTGTGCGATACCTGAAGAATTGTATGAAAGTGTGGTGCAAGTGTTTTTATGGCTCAATAGCGTGGAAAATAACGCGCAAATGTCCAAGTGA
- the ribE gene encoding riboflavin synthase, giving the protein MFSGLIYKIAKVKGFKNNILSIESDLNPKLGDSIAINGACLTAIESSKTHFSVELSQKTQNSVALENYKDLVHIEPALKADASLDGHFVQGHIDAIGVVEKIIHNANQVDFFISASKETLLLCVEQGSIAIDGVSLTLSKVEEKGFWLTIIPYTLENTLFKTYKLKRRVNIETDMLVRSVASILKKTKGFEKNFSWNEVDALTLGY; this is encoded by the coding sequence ATGTTTAGCGGGTTAATCTATAAAATAGCTAAAGTGAAAGGTTTTAAAAACAATATTTTAAGCATAGAGAGCGATCTCAATCCCAAGCTTGGCGATAGCATTGCGATTAATGGAGCATGTTTGACCGCCATAGAAAGTTCAAAAACGCATTTTAGCGTGGAATTGAGCCAAAAAACCCAAAACAGCGTAGCGTTAGAAAATTACAAGGATTTAGTCCATATTGAGCCAGCCCTAAAAGCCGATGCGAGTTTGGACGGGCATTTTGTGCAAGGGCATATTGACGCCATCGGGGTGGTTGAAAAAATCATTCACAACGCTAATCAAGTGGATTTTTTCATCAGTGCTTCTAAAGAAACGCTTTTATTGTGCGTTGAGCAAGGCTCTATTGCGATTGATGGGGTGAGTTTGACTTTAAGCAAGGTAGAAGAAAAGGGGTTTTGGCTAACGATTATCCCTTACACTTTAGAAAACACCCTTTTTAAGACTTATAAACTCAAACGGCGCGTGAATATTGAAACGGACATGTTGGTTCGTAGCGTTGCGTCTATTTTGAAAAAAACAAAAGGGTTTGAAAAAAATTTCTCTTGGAATGAGGTTGATGCCTTGACTTTAGGGTATTAG
- a CDS encoding YchF/TatD family DNA exonuclease yields MFIDTHCHLDHKDYENDLDEVLKESLEKGVTQCVIPGADMKDLNRAVGISEKFEGVFFAIGAHPYDVESFDESLFEKFVSHQKCVAIGECGLDYYRLPELNERENYKSKQKEIFTKQIEFSIQHNKPLIIHIREASFDSLNLLKSYPKAFGVLHCFNADNMLLELSDRFYYGIGGVSTFKNAKRLVEILPKIPKNRLLLETDSPYLTPHPFRGTRNSPTYIPLIAQKIAEIIHIETEELASLSTHNAQTLFSFP; encoded by the coding sequence ATGTTTATAGACACGCATTGCCATTTGGATCACAAGGATTATGAAAACGATTTAGACGAAGTGTTAAAAGAGAGTTTAGAAAAAGGCGTTACTCAATGCGTGATTCCGGGCGCAGACATGAAGGATCTGAATAGAGCGGTAGGAATTAGCGAAAAATTTGAAGGCGTGTTTTTTGCCATAGGCGCTCACCCTTATGATGTGGAGAGCTTTGATGAAAGCCTGTTTGAAAAATTTGTCAGCCATCAAAAATGCGTGGCGATAGGCGAATGCGGACTGGATTACTACCGCTTGCCTGAATTGAATGAAAGAGAAAATTATAAAAGCAAGCAAAAAGAAATCTTTACCAAACAGATCGAATTTTCCATCCAACACAACAAGCCCTTGATTATCCATATTAGAGAGGCGAGTTTTGATAGTTTGAATCTTTTAAAAAGCTATCCTAAAGCTTTTGGGGTGTTGCATTGCTTTAACGCCGATAATATGCTTTTAGAACTGAGCGATCGTTTTTATTATGGGATAGGAGGGGTTAGCACTTTTAAAAACGCTAAAAGACTGGTAGAGATTCTCCCTAAAATCCCTAAAAACAGGCTTCTTTTAGAAACGGATTCGCCCTATTTGACCCCACACCCTTTTAGAGGTACTAGGAATAGCCCTACTTATATCCCTTTAATCGCTCAAAAAATTGCCGAAATCATCCACATAGAGACTGAAGAGCTCGCTTCTTTAAGCACGCATAACGCTCAAACGCTCTTTAGTTTCCCCTGA
- a CDS encoding LysM peptidoglycan-binding domain-containing protein, with translation MSKRMKCFSQKWLVFFVTLLLASLGHAKMAFESNIDTKALEAFGVNASFLSQMPNALKKMNKEEEWKKLVKRFDVNYQFIPIIKNMLIEASVPQEFLFLAMAESKFSSRAYSRKKAVGIWQFMPSTAKELGLKVNHYIDERRDPIKSTQAAITYLKRLYKQTGEWYLVAMAYNYGLRKVQNAIKAAGTSDIKVLLDEDKKYLPKETREYIRSILSLALKFNSLDNLKDKEYLLNRGARVSLVGVPFKRHTSLVQVAKNLNLSLETLKSYNHQFRYNILPSKDPTYTIYIPYEKLALFKQRQLKQNKNAQANPKSPFITHVVLPKETLSSIAKRYQVSISSIQLANNLKDSNIFIHQRLIIPTNKKLIATREF, from the coding sequence ATGTCAAAAAGAATGAAGTGTTTTAGTCAAAAATGGTTGGTTTTTTTTGTTACCCTTTTATTGGCTTCTTTAGGCCATGCGAAAATGGCTTTTGAATCTAATATTGACACCAAAGCGCTAGAGGCCTTTGGGGTTAATGCGAGCTTTTTATCCCAGATGCCCAACGCTTTAAAAAAAATGAATAAAGAAGAGGAATGGAAAAAGTTAGTCAAAAGATTTGATGTGAATTACCAGTTCATCCCTATCATTAAAAACATGCTCATAGAAGCGAGCGTGCCGCAAGAATTTTTGTTTTTAGCCATGGCCGAGTCTAAATTTTCATCAAGGGCTTATAGTAGGAAAAAAGCGGTAGGGATTTGGCAATTCATGCCAAGCACGGCTAAAGAATTAGGGCTTAAGGTCAATCATTACATTGATGAAAGGAGAGACCCCATTAAAAGCACTCAAGCGGCGATCACCTATTTGAAACGGCTCTACAAACAAACTGGGGAGTGGTATTTGGTCGCTATGGCGTATAATTACGGCTTACGAAAGGTTCAAAACGCTATTAAAGCCGCCGGCACTTCAGACATTAAAGTCTTGCTAGATGAAGATAAAAAATACCTCCCTAAAGAGACACGAGAATATATCCGCTCCATTCTAAGCCTAGCGTTAAAGTTCAACAGCCTAGACAACCTCAAAGATAAAGAGTATTTGCTCAATCGTGGGGCGAGGGTGAGTTTAGTGGGCGTCCCATTCAAAAGGCACACTTCTTTAGTCCAGGTGGCCAAAAATTTGAATTTGAGTTTGGAAACCTTAAAATCTTACAACCACCAATTCCGCTATAACATTCTGCCCTCTAAAGACCCCACCTACACCATTTATATCCCTTATGAAAAACTCGCCCTTTTCAAACAACGCCAACTCAAACAAAATAAAAACGCTCAAGCTAATCCTAAAAGCCCTTTCATCACCCATGTGGTCTTGCCTAAAGAAACCTTATCTTCTATCGCTAAACGCTATCAAGTCAGTATTTCCAGCATCCAATTAGCCAATAACCTCAAAGATTCCAATATCTTTATCCACCAGCGCTTAATCATTCCTACCAATAAGAAATTGATCGCTACAAGGGAATTTTAA
- a CDS encoding septal ring lytic transglycosylase RlpA family protein, with protein sequence MGWALKKVYFLGVVFLISACAVKKNGVKNLSYKHESLRAYENAKDYDPTTKKATYKRNFFERHFKHHTNSQDSNTKQPLDNGMRDSSAIQRATMRPYQVGGKWYYPTKVDLGEKFDGIASWYGPNFHAKKTSNGEIYNMYAHTAAHKTLPMNTVVKVINVDNNLSTIVRINDRGPFVSDRIIDLSNAAARDIDMVKKGTASVRLIVLGFGGVISTQYEQSFNASSSKILHKEFKVGESEKSVSGGKFSLQMGAFRNQIGAQTLADKLQAENKNYSVKVAFKDDLYKVLVQGFQSEEEARDFMKKYNQNAVLTRE encoded by the coding sequence ATGGGTTGGGCGTTGAAAAAAGTTTATTTTTTAGGCGTTGTTTTTTTGATTAGCGCTTGCGCGGTTAAAAAAAATGGGGTAAAGAATTTGTCTTACAAGCATGAAAGCTTGCGCGCTTATGAAAACGCTAAAGATTATGACCCAACAACCAAAAAAGCCACCTATAAACGCAATTTTTTTGAACGCCATTTCAAACACCACACCAATTCGCAAGACAGCAATACAAAACAACCCCTAGATAACGGCATGCGCGATTCTAGCGCGATCCAAAGAGCCACCATGCGCCCTTATCAAGTGGGGGGCAAGTGGTATTACCCCACTAAAGTGGATTTAGGCGAGAAATTTGATGGCATTGCGAGCTGGTATGGCCCCAATTTCCATGCCAAAAAAACCAGTAATGGGGAAATCTATAACATGTATGCCCACACCGCCGCGCACAAGACTTTACCCATGAACACCGTGGTGAAAGTCATCAATGTTGATAATAACTTAAGCACCATTGTGCGCATTAATGATAGAGGGCCTTTTGTGAGCGATCGCATCATTGATTTGTCTAATGCAGCCGCTAGGGATATTGACATGGTTAAAAAAGGCACGGCCAGCGTGCGTCTCATTGTTTTGGGCTTTGGTGGGGTTATCTCCACGCAATACGAACAATCCTTTAACGCCAGCTCTTCAAAGATCTTACACAAGGAATTTAAAGTCGGCGAGAGCGAAAAAAGCGTGAGCGGGGGGAAATTTTCCTTGCAAATGGGGGCTTTTAGAAACCAAATAGGCGCTCAAACTTTAGCGGATAAATTGCAAGCAGAGAATAAAAATTACAGCGTCAAGGTTGCTTTTAAAGACGATTTGTATAAAGTTTTAGTTCAAGGGTTTCAAAGCGAAGAAGAGGCTAGGGACTTTATGAAAAAATACAACCAGAATGCGGTTTTAACGAGAGAATGA
- a CDS encoding HAD family hydrolase — protein sequence MIKLLLLDVDGTLTDGSLYFDENFHEIKAFNVKDGLGMTLWQKLGKKIAIITGRTSTMVKKRMESLGVQFVFMGVENKSVVVERLKKDLQLSAQEIACVGDDYNDLGMFKACTWSFAPFDAHPLLKSKAYKVLQNSGGKGAVREAIDYLLTLEGLQDEALKLYL from the coding sequence ATGATTAAGTTATTGCTTTTAGATGTGGATGGCACGCTCACAGACGGGTCGTTGTATTTTGATGAAAATTTTCACGAAATCAAGGCCTTTAATGTCAAAGACGGGCTTGGCATGACGCTATGGCAAAAATTAGGCAAAAAAATCGCTATCATTACAGGAAGAACTTCAACAATGGTCAAAAAACGCATGGAGAGTTTGGGCGTTCAGTTTGTTTTTATGGGCGTTGAAAATAAAAGCGTGGTTGTGGAGCGGCTCAAAAAAGACTTGCAATTGAGTGCGCAAGAAATCGCATGCGTAGGCGATGATTATAACGATTTAGGCATGTTTAAGGCATGCACTTGGAGTTTCGCTCCTTTTGATGCGCACCCCTTGCTTAAAAGCAAAGCTTATAAAGTGTTGCAAAATTCAGGGGGCAAGGGGGCCGTTAGGGAAGCGATTGATTATCTTTTAACATTAGAAGGCTTGCAAGATGAAGCGCTCAAGCTTTACCTCTAA
- the lptA gene encoding lipopolysaccharide transport periplasmic protein LptA has translation MRWWCVLVCCFGILSVMSAQKTENKGLKKERELLEITGNQFVANDKTKTAVIQGNVQIKKGKDRLFADKVSVFLNDKRKPERYEATGNTHFNIFTEDNREISGSADKLIYNALNGEYKLLQNAVVREVGKSNVITGDEIILNKTKGYADVLGSAKRPAKFVFDMEDINEENRKAKLKKKGAKEKP, from the coding sequence ATGCGTTGGTGGTGTGTTCTTGTGTGTTGTTTTGGTATTTTAAGCGTGATGAGCGCTCAAAAAACAGAGAATAAAGGTTTGAAAAAAGAAAGAGAACTTTTAGAGATTACCGGCAACCAATTTGTAGCGAACGACAAAACCAAAACTGCTGTTATTCAAGGCAATGTGCAGATCAAAAAGGGTAAAGATCGGTTGTTTGCGGACAAGGTGAGCGTGTTTTTAAACGATAAACGAAAACCAGAGCGCTATGAAGCCACAGGGAACACGCATTTTAACATCTTTACAGAGGACAATCGTGAAATCAGTGGGAGCGCTGACAAGCTCATTTATAACGCGTTGAATGGGGAATACAAATTGTTGCAAAATGCGGTGGTTAGAGAAGTGGGGAAATCCAATGTTATCACCGGCGATGAAATCATTTTAAACAAAACTAAGGGTTATGCTGATGTGTTGGGGAGCGCGAAACGGCCCGCTAAATTCGTGTTTGATATGGAAGATATTAATGAAGAAAATCGTAAAGCTAAATTGAAGAAGAAAGGTGCTAAGGAAAAACCATGA
- a CDS encoding YihA family ribosome biogenesis GTP-binding protein: MIAIKDAHFLTSSSQLFQCPASLTSEMVILGRSNVGKSSFINTLLGKNLAKSSATPGKTRLANFFSTTWEDKENALITTFNVIDLPGFGYAKVSKSLKKEWEGFLWELLSVRVSIKLFIHLIDARHLDLEIDKNAKENIQALLRPDQAYLTLFTKFDKLNKNEQHRLFLNAPKPFLINTTHFNALSSKYPTLEIVRQTLLKYLLTNPL, from the coding sequence ATGATCGCTATTAAAGACGCTCATTTTCTCACTTCTTCTAGCCAACTTTTTCAATGCCCCGCAAGCTTGACTTCTGAGATGGTCATTTTAGGGCGCAGCAATGTAGGCAAAAGCTCGTTTATTAATACCTTGTTAGGAAAAAACCTCGCTAAAAGCTCAGCGACACCGGGAAAAACCCGCTTAGCGAATTTTTTTTCCACCACTTGGGAAGATAAAGAAAACGCTTTAATAACAACCTTTAATGTGATTGATTTGCCCGGGTTTGGCTACGCTAAAGTTTCTAAAAGCTTGAAAAAAGAATGGGAGGGGTTTTTATGGGAATTGTTGAGCGTTAGGGTTTCTATCAAACTTTTTATCCATTTGATAGACGCACGCCATTTGGATTTAGAAATTGATAAAAACGCTAAAGAAAACATTCAAGCCCTTTTAAGGCCTGATCAAGCCTACCTTACTCTTTTTACGAAGTTTGACAAATTGAATAAAAACGAGCAACACCGCCTTTTTTTAAACGCTCCTAAACCTTTTTTAATCAATACCACCCATTTTAACGCTCTTTCTTCAAAATACCCAACCCTTGAAATAGTGCGCCAAACCCTTTTGAAATACTTGCTCACTAACCCTTTATAG